CTCGCCTTACGAGAGGCAAACTTCGGCTTCGATCCCAGACTAGTAGAACTAGCTCCGATGCTTATTGACATGGAAGAGAACTCTGCATCCGTGATTAACGGCGTTGACTCTACTGTTTTGGTAAGCGAGCGACTGGCCGAGCTCAAGAATCTTCTCAGAGATTATGAAGCGCAGTCAGAAGAGAGGTCGAAACAGTACGAGGCTCTTCCCAAGGAGAGTGCGGCAAAAGAGAATCTGAAAGAGAATATCGAGTTTCTTCGAAAGACAAAGTTGTTGCGATGGAAGATGTTTGCCGACGGGCTGCAGCTTCCCGCAAAGCTCGATCTCGACAAGCTAGAGCTCCTGGACGGGACACTGTTCTACATGCCTTATTTTATCGCAAAGCTGTCACGTGGAGGGGAAGCACGGTATATTGTCTGGAACCGCGAAGGAAGAGAAGACGATACAATTGCGGACGAAATGACGAAGAACAAGAAGTTCCGAGCACTCATCGAGACACACATGCTTCCCTTACAGTGATATAGAAGTTCGGACACTTTTTCAGTGACGCTATCAATGGCCTTCTGTTGGAGATGCGGAGCTCAGCTTTACGAGAGTTCTTCATTCTGTCATAATTGTGGAGCACCAGCCAAGCCCTCCCCAACAACGGCTTCGGGTGGTCAAATAGGCTTTGAACGGCTGAAGGATGATAGAGCATTCCAAGACCACTGGGTGAAACGCGTTATCGCCTATGCAATCGATGTAGCCATCGTGTCGGTTGCCGTATATTTTCTCGTACTCGTTGTGGCCCTTCCTGCTATTCCCGCGGTTTTCTTTGGCCAAACATTCCCTTTTGCATGGTTCTGGGGGTTCTGGCTGGGCGGAATCTCACCGTTGATCGTTCTAGCCTACTTTGTCTTCGCTGAGGCTTTGTTCGAGAGGACAGTTGGCAAGGAGCTGATGGGTTTGAGAGTTGCAAGGCTGGACGGCAAACGTGTCGATCTCTGGTCTTCGCTTGTCAGAAACATCTCAAAGATCGCCTTCATTCTTCTGGTAATTGACGTGGTAGCTGGTCTCGGGACCCCCGGAAACGGCCGGCAAAAGTATAGCGACCGTTACATTGGAACAACGGTCGAAACCATGAACACGAGTAGGATCATTCCTGACCGGCTATAGAAAGCCAGATAGTTCTGTTCTTCCCACATTTCTCGCGCTAGGGCTGACTTAAGTTTGAAGCAACTAGACTGTTTCGGCTCACATCAGCAACAATGAAATGAGCTTAATATCCTAACAAGGATTTTCACGTCTCGAGGTTTTTCGATTTGGTGGCTAGAAGGGGAAAACGGGCTAAGAAGACTTCCCGCAAGAGTTCCGGACCCGCTGATACACTTCATGAGCCCTTGGAAACCTCGCTGCTCGGCAACCCAATCGATGAGAATGTGATATGATGATCTCTACAGTTTGATATGGGTCCGGTAAGACTTCAAGCTTACACCTCTAAGACGATTGCCAATCTTCGCAATAACTCCCGGCGCTTCGGTCCCAATCTTGCATAGAACAGATTGAACAAAGACAGAAAGGCTCTCCACCGCCACAATGTCACTCTCCAGCCCCGAAGCCCTCACAGCATTCTCCACGAAGTCCACGTCAGCGCCTACCACTATTACCCTGTCAAAGGGATATTTTCTCCACGAAACAAGACTGTCCCTCGCTTGATCGTTTAGTTCAACGGAGATGTTCTCGCCTTCAAGCTCAGTCACGATCATTTGCAGTGGTACAAAGTCGACCAATGCATTCGCATCGAGGATTTCTCTGGCCGACTTTGGTTCTCCATCGGCCAACTGCGCCCGCATTCTGTGGAGGGGATAAAGTGCATCCTTAGGTCTAGGGTCTTGGACTCCTATGTCAAAGTAGACCCCATATCCAATTCGCCCGGCACCAGCAACAAAGCCTCTTACGGCATCCCACTTTTCTAGACTCGAATGGGAGACCGGAGCCTCACCGTATTCTTGTTTGAGGAGGTTGAGAAACGCGTCTGCATCCTCGCCTCTAGCCCTAACCTGGAGCCATTGTCCTTGGTTGCCGAAGTCTGATTCCATTTTGAGGCCGCTTGCTTTCTCGGAGAGAACCTTAGCGAGGAATTGTGAGCCTTGTTTGAGTACTTGCGGTGGGATTTTCTCGGCGAGGGTGGCGATCTGCCATTCCTCTACCAATTGTGGTTATCCCTCAGAAAATGTGGTCTTGTCAGGGTGCGAATGCTGATGGCCGTTCTTGGAGTTCTGATTCTATCTTTTTCGAAAGATCCTCTAGCACCTGAACTGTTCTGCTATTGTCCTCGCTGATTAGTTGGCCGTTGCAGCTACTGCACCGGAACGCGGATTCCATGGCTTCTTCGAAAGTCACTCTGACGGTGAGACAGCCCTTGCACATGAAGAAGCTGTGTCCCTTCTCGTACTCGAGGCGTGATCGCATCTTCTCCAATGCCTTCTTCTTCCTACTTCTGACGAAGGCATCCAATTGATCAGGTTGCAGTTTCCAGTGGTAGATGAACCAGCCAGTCTTCTCATCACGGCTCCGGACAACGGTGACTAGGGCATGGTTGTAGAGCTTGTAGAGAACTCTCCGAGCAGCGTTCAGCTTCACGTTTGCATTGGTCGCGATAATATCGTCAGTGGTCGTCCCGGCATCGGATAATGCTTGAACAACGCTGAGAGCCTCCTGTCCGCCGAAAAAGCTCGCCAGACGTGCAAGATCATCATGATTAGACCCCATACTCTCAGATATACCTCGGTACACCCTATATTGTGCGCTTCTCCAATTTAATGTATTAGGCTCGCAGGCCTCGTTCTGATCATGGGAAGAGTGATTGTGCTTCGCATAGGGCACCGGTTCTTTCGTGATTCAAGGGTTACGACCCATGTTTGTCTCACAGCTCGTGCCCTCGGGGCTGATGGTGTCGTCATAGCTGACCAAGAGGATAAGACTGTTGAGGCCACGATCAGAGAGGTTGAAAAGAGATTCGGAGGACGCTTCTCCATCGAGTCTGGAAAACCATGGAGGAAGGTGATTCGAGAATGGAAGGATAGCGGGGGAAGGATTGTGCATCTGACAGCATACGGTTTGCCCTTGCCTAAACTGATTGAGGCCATCGATCAGGCAAACAGGGACATTCTCGTCGTTGTAGGGTCGGAAAAGATGCCCGGAGACGTCTTCACCCTAGCTGACTGGAATGTTTCAGTGACGAATCAGCCAATGAGTGAGGTCGCCGCTCTCGCAGTCTTCCTTGATTGGCATTTGAAACATCAGGCCTTTGACAAGGCCTTTCCAAATGCGGAGGTTCGAATTGTGCCATCGCAGGATCGAAAGAACGTGGAACAACTAGAGGAAAACTGATCCGTTCAGAACGGCGAAGATGCGTCAATCTCCGGCAGGGTCCCGCCATAGTCTTTGGAGACCTCTTAACAGAAAGGGGGAACGATTGAACACCCTTGGAGCCTGAAGAACCTGTATATGTCCCAAATAGATTGAGCAGAAGAAGCTAGAACGAAAAATGAGCGCCAAGAGTATGAAAACAGCTCTCAAAGGGACCAATATCGAAGAGAAGGATGCAAAGGAGATCATAACCGGGGTCCAAGCAATGTACGACAAGATTCCGGGATTTATCAGACCCATGCTTCCGAGCCTGCCAGAGATTCTCAGACGCATTCCTTCCAGCGCCGGAAAATACACATTGAACGAGATCATCCAGCTTCTAGACTGGGCCTATGAAAGCGGACAGCTAAAGAAATAGGACTCATGGTTGGAGATGGTCCATCCTTCCAAGGACATCACCGGATCCTCTGGTACCCAACTTTCAGGGAAAAAGATCGCGCTCTTGGTGTCGAGTAGTGTCGCGTCGTTCAAAGTTCCTGAGATCGCTCGCGAGCTGATGAGACATGGAGCTGATGTGTATGCAGTTATCTCTCGGTCAGCGGAGAAGATGATTGGATCCACTCTTCTGGAGTGGGCTACGGGCAATCCAGTAGTAACGGAACTCACGGGCAAGCTAGAGCATATCGCTCTCGCTGGCAAGAGTTCGGGACACGTTGATCTAGTCCTCATCGCTCCTGCAACCGCTAACACAATCGGGAAGCTTGCATCAGGAATTGATGACACCCCAGTTACCACGGTCGCTGCGACCGCTATCGGTTCAAAACTGCCGGTTCTCATTGCCCCGGCAATGCACGAACCATTGTATGATCATCCCATAGCCCAAGAGAACATAGCCCGTCTTAAGAAAATAGGTGTCGAATTCATCGAACCAGAAATCGTCGAGGGCAAGGCAAAGATTGCGTCAACAGCGAAGATTGTTCAGGCGGTCATCACACGCCTCTCTTCTCAGCTCTCCTCTCTGAAGAGAGATCTTGAGGGGCACAGAGTGCTGGTCACCGCAGGCCCGACGATCGAGCACATAGACCCTGTCAGGGTGATAACAAACCGGTCTTCGGGGAAAATGGGCGTTGCAATTGCAGAAGAAGCGTGGTCCCGAGGCGCTGAAACAACGTTGATTCTTGGACCAGGCTCAGTTGTACCTCCTCCCAGCGTGAAGACGGTCAAGGTTGAGACGACTGAAGAAATGCTAGAAGCCACCTTGCGAGAATTGAAGAAAGGAAAACATGATCTGGTTTTTGCCGCTGCGGCTCCAAGTGACTATCGTCCGTCAAAGCCTGTTGGCCGAAAGATTAGCACGAGAAAGGAGAAGACTGTAGAGCTGGAGCTTGAGGCTACTCCGAAGATAATACGAGAGATTCGCCTTGCAAGCCCGAACTCGTTTCTCGTAGCTTTCAAGACAGAACACGGTGTTTCGAACGAGCAGCTAGTGACGGAGGCGTTCGAGATACTTAGCGAGAAAAGCGCTGATCTCGTCGCGGCCAACGATGTCTCGATAGACGGTGTTGGGTTTCAGGCTGACACCAACGAGTTGTTCGTTGTTGACGAGCGCAAGAAGGTAATCCATATTGCGTTAGCGCCAAAGCGTGAGGTTGCCCGTCAGCTGTTGGATATCGCGGTCAAGAGATTGAAAGGCTAGGCTCAGAGGGTAATCTCTAACGTCAAGGAAGATTGTTCGAGCGGCAGCAGTGCAAACAAGACCGATAGACACGTCGGTCAAAGAAACGATCTTCCGGGCCGTCAAGCAGGCAAAGCGAGCGGCTGAGAACGAGGCCGACGTCATCTGTTTGCCTGAGCATTGGTTGCCTGAGAAGACGATTCTCTCTCCAATGAGTCCCCTCCCGGGACTGCAATCGCTCGCTGAGGAGTACGGCGTGGTTGTTGTCGGAGGCGCTTTCTATGAGAGAATCAAGGGACGAATCTATCTCAACAGTCCCGTCATCGGTCGAGACGGAGAAGTTATTGGCCGGCAATCGAAGGTCCATCTGTTTTATTTTGAGAAGAAAATCGCGCGTCCAGGAAACGACTTTCAGATATTAAACGTGAATGGGTTCAAACTAGGGGTTCTAGTTTGCTATGATGTGGATTTTCCTGAGGCCGCGAGAATCCTGACACTCAGAGGCGCCGATCTACTGATGTGCCCATCAAGGATTGTGAGACAAGGAGTCGAGCCATGGCACCAATACGTTACCATTCGATCGCTGGAGAACCGGATAGCAGTTGTAGCACCCAACGTCTACTCTCCACCCTTGTTCACAGGATACAGCATGATTGTGAGTCTCAAAGAAGATCCAAAGATGAAGATCTCTTATCCGAAGGTGCGAGTCCTCAGAGAACGAGGAGGGGGGATTATCTTCGAGGACATCGATCTCGCTCTTCACGCTCGACTGCGCAAACAACGGTTCGCTGATCGGCGGCCAGAAACATACGTCTGGAATTGAGAAATACTGGCCGACAGGAGAATCCAGGGAGTTGTCTTCGATCTAGACAACACTCTCATCCAGTCCAAGAAGGGCGCTCGCCAGGGGCTTCGAATAGTCGCACGAATTTTCGCCCGACAACTGGGCAGTCGAGGATATCACTATTCTCAGGCGAATCTGTTCCGGAAGCTTCGGCTTA
This is a stretch of genomic DNA from Candidatus Bathyarchaeia archaeon. It encodes these proteins:
- a CDS encoding transcription factor; translated protein: MGSNHDDLARLASFFGGQEALSVVQALSDAGTTTDDIIATNANVKLNAARRVLYKLYNHALVTVVRSRDEKTGWFIYHWKLQPDQLDAFVRSRKKKALEKMRSRLEYEKGHSFFMCKGCLTVRVTFEEAMESAFRCSSCNGQLISEDNSRTVQVLEDLSKKIESELQERPSAFAP
- a CDS encoding DUF2110 family protein, translated to MVEEWQIATLAEKIPPQVLKQGSQFLAKVLSEKASGLKMESDFGNQGQWLQVRARGEDADAFLNLLKQEYGEAPVSHSSLEKWDAVRGFVAGAGRIGYGVYFDIGVQDPRPKDALYPLHRMRAQLADGEPKSAREILDANALVDFVPLQMIVTELEGENISVELNDQARDSLVSWRKYPFDRVIVVGADVDFVENAVRASGLESDIVAVESLSVFVQSVLCKIGTEAPGVIAKIGNRLRGVSLKSYRTHIKL
- a CDS encoding tRNA (cytidine(56)-2'-O)-methyltransferase, whose protein sequence is MGRVIVLRIGHRFFRDSRVTTHVCLTARALGADGVVIADQEDKTVEATIREVEKRFGGRFSIESGKPWRKVIREWKDSGGRIVHLTAYGLPLPKLIEAIDQANRDILVVVGSEKMPGDVFTLADWNVSVTNQPMSEVAALAVFLDWHLKHQAFDKAFPNAEVRIVPSQDRKNVEQLEEN
- a CDS encoding carbon-nitrogen hydrolase family protein; the encoded protein is MQTRPIDTSVKETIFRAVKQAKRAAENEADVICLPEHWLPEKTILSPMSPLPGLQSLAEEYGVVVVGGAFYERIKGRIYLNSPVIGRDGEVIGRQSKVHLFYFEKKIARPGNDFQILNVNGFKLGVLVCYDVDFPEAARILTLRGADLLMCPSRIVRQGVEPWHQYVTIRSLENRIAVVAPNVYSPPLFTGYSMIVSLKEDPKMKISYPKVRVLRERGGGIIFEDIDLALHARLRKQRFADRRPETYVWN
- the coaBC gene encoding bifunctional phosphopantothenoylcysteine decarboxylase/phosphopantothenate--cysteine ligase CoaBC; translation: MVHPSKDITGSSGTQLSGKKIALLVSSSVASFKVPEIARELMRHGADVYAVISRSAEKMIGSTLLEWATGNPVVTELTGKLEHIALAGKSSGHVDLVLIAPATANTIGKLASGIDDTPVTTVAATAIGSKLPVLIAPAMHEPLYDHPIAQENIARLKKIGVEFIEPEIVEGKAKIASTAKIVQAVITRLSSQLSSLKRDLEGHRVLVTAGPTIEHIDPVRVITNRSSGKMGVAIAEEAWSRGAETTLILGPGSVVPPPSVKTVKVETTEEMLEATLRELKKGKHDLVFAAAAPSDYRPSKPVGRKISTRKEKTVELELEATPKIIREIRLASPNSFLVAFKTEHGVSNEQLVTEAFEILSEKSADLVAANDVSIDGVGFQADTNELFVVDERKKVIHIALAPKREVARQLLDIAVKRLKG
- a CDS encoding RDD family protein, with translation MAFCWRCGAQLYESSSFCHNCGAPAKPSPTTASGGQIGFERLKDDRAFQDHWVKRVIAYAIDVAIVSVAVYFLVLVVALPAIPAVFFGQTFPFAWFWGFWLGGISPLIVLAYFVFAEALFERTVGKELMGLRVARLDGKRVDLWSSLVRNISKIAFILLVIDVVAGLGTPGNGRQKYSDRYIGTTVETMNTSRIIPDRL